One Paraburkholderia kururiensis DNA window includes the following coding sequences:
- a CDS encoding HlyD family secretion protein, whose protein sequence is MSGGNEARPSGDTNDASDSARAAAPREHDNASGHEPGTGASSESHNKPNNSGGEGNHNDGNRDSQSEGNKGQAQGKPGRRSRKPLLILGAVIVVLGIVAFGWWFATRNQESTDDAYTDGNAITIAPKVSGYVVRLAINDNVYVHKGDLLVQIDPRDYQAQVDAAQAQLGLARAQLNAAQVQLDIARVQYPAQYAQARAQIASAEANLKQAQAAYERQHAVDVRATSQQNIDVADAQRQTADANVAEARAQLQTAKLVPQQIRQAAAAVEERLQQVRQAQAQLDQAKLNLAWCQVRAPSDGWVTRRNVQYGTFLQAGTTMFSLVTPLVWITANFKESQLDRMRPGDSVKIGVDAYPQLELHGHVDSVQLGSGSRFSAFPAENATGNFVKIVQRVPVKIVIDSGVPPGHTLPLGLSVTPTVYLKESNGKR, encoded by the coding sequence ATGAGCGGAGGCAATGAAGCGCGCCCGTCCGGCGACACGAACGACGCGAGCGATTCGGCTCGCGCCGCCGCGCCGCGCGAGCACGACAACGCGAGCGGCCACGAGCCGGGCACCGGCGCGAGCAGCGAATCGCACAACAAGCCGAACAACAGCGGCGGCGAAGGCAACCACAACGACGGCAATCGAGACAGCCAGAGCGAAGGAAATAAAGGCCAGGCCCAAGGCAAGCCCGGCCGCCGCTCGCGCAAGCCATTGCTGATTCTCGGCGCCGTGATCGTGGTGCTCGGCATTGTCGCGTTCGGCTGGTGGTTCGCTACGCGCAACCAGGAAAGCACGGACGACGCCTACACCGACGGCAACGCCATCACGATTGCCCCGAAGGTGTCGGGCTACGTGGTGCGGCTCGCCATCAACGACAACGTCTACGTCCACAAGGGCGACCTGCTCGTTCAGATCGACCCGCGCGATTACCAGGCCCAGGTGGACGCAGCGCAGGCGCAGCTGGGTCTCGCCCGCGCGCAGTTGAATGCCGCGCAGGTGCAGCTCGACATTGCGCGCGTGCAGTACCCGGCGCAGTACGCCCAGGCCCGCGCGCAGATCGCGTCGGCCGAGGCGAACCTGAAGCAGGCGCAGGCCGCGTACGAGCGCCAGCATGCCGTGGACGTGCGTGCCACTTCGCAACAGAACATCGATGTGGCCGACGCGCAGCGTCAAACCGCCGACGCCAACGTTGCAGAGGCACGCGCGCAATTGCAGACGGCGAAGCTCGTGCCGCAACAGATCCGCCAGGCCGCCGCAGCGGTGGAAGAGCGCTTGCAGCAGGTGCGTCAGGCGCAGGCACAACTCGACCAGGCGAAGCTCAACCTGGCGTGGTGCCAGGTGCGCGCGCCATCGGACGGCTGGGTCACGCGCCGCAACGTGCAGTACGGCACCTTCCTGCAAGCGGGCACGACGATGTTCTCGCTCGTCACCCCCCTCGTCTGGATCACGGCGAACTTCAAGGAATCGCAGCTGGACCGCATGCGCCCCGGCGACAGCGTGAAGATTGGCGTGGATGCCTATCCGCAACTCGAGTTGCACGGGCATGTGGATAGCGTGCAGTTGGGCAGCGGCTCGCGTTTCTCGGCCTTTCCCGCGGAAAACGCGACCGGCAACTTCGTGAAGATCGTGCAACGCGTACCGGTGAAGATCGTGATCGACAGCGGCGTGCCGCCCGGTCACACCCTGCCGCTGGGGCTTTCTGTCACGCCGACGGTTTATCTGAAGGAGTCGAACGGCAAGCGTTGA
- a CDS encoding SDR family oxidoreductase, producing MSQTSRPDAPLPEQEQRNVPGHTGPMDPKPDHGEHSYKGSGRLAGKAAIITGADSGIGRAVAIAFAREGADVLIAYLDEHEDAKETARWVEEAGRKAVLVPGDVADREHCREIVRRAVDAFSRVDVLVNNAAYQMTHETLEEVTDDEWDRTFDTNIGAMFRITKAALPHMKPGAAIVNTASVNADKPRPTLLPYATTKGAIQNFTGGLAQLLAERGIRANCVAPGPIWTPLIPSTMPPEHVKQFGANVPMKRPGQPAELAPVYVMLASNEASYVSGATVAVTGGVPIL from the coding sequence ATGTCCCAAACAAGCCGACCCGACGCGCCGCTTCCCGAACAGGAACAGCGCAACGTTCCCGGCCATACCGGCCCCATGGACCCGAAGCCCGACCACGGCGAACACAGCTACAAGGGATCGGGACGTCTTGCGGGCAAGGCCGCCATCATCACGGGCGCGGACAGCGGCATCGGTCGCGCCGTGGCCATCGCGTTTGCGCGCGAGGGCGCGGACGTCCTGATCGCCTACCTCGACGAACACGAAGACGCGAAGGAAACGGCGCGCTGGGTGGAGGAAGCCGGCCGCAAGGCTGTGCTCGTACCCGGCGACGTAGCGGACCGCGAGCATTGCCGCGAGATCGTGCGGCGCGCCGTGGACGCGTTCTCGCGCGTCGACGTGCTCGTCAACAACGCCGCGTATCAGATGACGCACGAAACGCTGGAAGAGGTCACAGACGACGAATGGGACCGCACCTTCGATACCAACATCGGTGCGATGTTTCGGATCACTAAAGCTGCGCTGCCGCACATGAAGCCGGGCGCCGCCATCGTTAATACGGCATCCGTGAATGCCGACAAGCCGCGCCCCACGCTGCTGCCCTACGCCACCACGAAGGGCGCCATCCAGAACTTCACGGGCGGCCTCGCGCAACTGCTCGCCGAACGCGGCATTCGCGCCAACTGCGTGGCGCCGGGGCCCATCTGGACGCCGCTGATTCCGTCGACCATGCCGCCCGAGCACGTGAAGCAGTTCGGCGCCAACGTGCCGATGAAGCGGCCCGGCCAGCCCGCCGAACTCGCGCCCGTGTATGTGATGCTCGCCTCGAACGAAGCGAGTTACGTGTCGGGCGCGACGGTGGCCGTGACGGGCGGCGTGCCGATCCTCTGA
- a CDS encoding SDR family oxidoreductase encodes MAQTRSNPPSWHDLHGRIALVTGGGSGLGAQICMSLAREGVHVIAADLKLEGAERTAAAIAERSAGGKDEAGRCEAIALDVTDSNAVAEAIGRIVQKHGRLDVVVNNAAVDVTEPIDVLTVAEWQRVLQTNLTGPFVVSRHAVMHMKTAGGGHIVNIASTASKRAWPNAAAYHASKWGLLGLSHSLHAELRPFGIKVSAVVAGGMRTPFLLDRFPGIDTSTLQDPANVAESVLFVLRQPPETVIPEVMVLPMRETSWP; translated from the coding sequence ATGGCACAAACGCGTTCCAATCCGCCTTCGTGGCACGATCTGCACGGACGCATTGCACTGGTGACGGGCGGCGGCAGCGGCCTCGGCGCACAGATCTGCATGAGCCTCGCGCGCGAGGGCGTGCACGTGATTGCGGCGGACCTGAAACTGGAAGGCGCTGAGCGCACCGCCGCCGCCATCGCGGAGCGCAGCGCGGGCGGCAAAGACGAAGCGGGCCGCTGCGAAGCGATTGCACTCGACGTGACGGACAGCAATGCGGTAGCCGAAGCGATCGGCCGCATCGTGCAGAAGCATGGCCGCCTCGACGTGGTGGTGAACAACGCCGCAGTGGACGTGACCGAGCCCATCGACGTGCTGACCGTGGCCGAGTGGCAGCGCGTGCTGCAGACGAATCTCACGGGCCCGTTCGTGGTGTCGCGTCACGCGGTCATGCACATGAAGACCGCGGGCGGCGGCCACATCGTGAACATTGCATCGACGGCGTCGAAGCGCGCATGGCCGAATGCCGCCGCGTACCACGCGAGCAAGTGGGGCCTGCTCGGGCTCTCGCACAGCCTGCATGCGGAACTGCGGCCGTTCGGCATCAAGGTGTCGGCCGTGGTGGCGGGCGGCATGCGTACGCCGTTCCTGCTGGACCGCTTTCCGGGCATCGATACCTCGACGTTGCAGGACCCGGCGAACGTGGCGGAATCGGTCCTCTTCGTGCTGCGGCAGCCACCGGAGACGGTGATTCCCGAGGTGATGGTGCTGCCGATGCGCGAGACGTCGTGGCCTTGA
- a CDS encoding chemotaxis protein — MSTLNPDNDLPEPADEGRHGDDTGALGPSDSSDTGSDIAGAKRHEFDVDTELDSHALETGKAARESDTDESGTGERASADGDSTLEEDADIQPDHIEQPFAPDEEAPE, encoded by the coding sequence ATGAGCACATTGAATCCCGACAACGACCTGCCCGAACCGGCCGACGAAGGCCGCCACGGCGACGACACCGGCGCGCTGGGCCCGAGCGATTCGTCCGATACGGGCAGCGATATCGCGGGGGCAAAGCGTCACGAATTCGACGTCGATACGGAGCTGGACAGCCACGCGCTGGAAACGGGCAAGGCGGCGCGCGAAAGCGACACCGACGAGTCGGGTACCGGCGAGCGCGCCTCCGCGGACGGCGATTCCACGCTCGAAGAAGATGCGGACATTCAGCCCGACCACATCGAGCAGCCTTTCGCACCCGACGAAGAAGCGCCGGAGTGA
- a CDS encoding SDR family oxidoreductase has translation MPSDNVSETRRKFVQGTGMGLVAATLAAPVAAQESAASSAGGDAALRDPRNLYPRPPFAAQPQPWPGLAGRMTPRPDHGETSYRGSGKLTGRKALVTGGDSGIGRAAAIAFAREGADVAISYLPQEEPDAREVIQLIRSAGRNAVALPGDIRDERFCQELVAKAVQGLGGLDILVNNAGRQQSHASILDIPTDQFDWTLKTNLYAMFWITKAAIPHMPPGAAIVNTSSVNAYDPSANLLDYAMTKAAIANFSKGLAKQMISRGIRVNAVAPGPFWTPLQVTGGQTQENVEKFGQQTPMGRPGQPAEIAHVYVELASAQSSYVTGQVYGESGGAGNP, from the coding sequence GTGCCGTCAGACAACGTATCGGAAACGCGCAGGAAATTCGTGCAGGGCACGGGTATGGGGTTGGTCGCAGCCACGCTTGCTGCGCCCGTGGCCGCGCAGGAAAGCGCCGCATCGTCCGCGGGCGGCGACGCCGCGCTGCGCGACCCGCGCAATCTGTATCCGCGTCCGCCGTTCGCGGCGCAGCCTCAGCCGTGGCCGGGCCTTGCCGGCCGCATGACGCCGCGGCCCGATCACGGCGAAACGAGCTATCGCGGCAGCGGCAAGCTGACGGGCCGCAAGGCGCTCGTGACGGGCGGCGACTCGGGTATCGGCCGCGCCGCTGCCATCGCGTTTGCACGCGAAGGCGCCGACGTGGCGATCAGCTACTTGCCGCAGGAAGAGCCCGACGCGCGCGAGGTGATCCAGTTGATCCGCTCGGCAGGCCGCAACGCCGTGGCGCTGCCGGGCGATATCCGCGACGAACGCTTTTGCCAGGAACTCGTGGCGAAGGCCGTGCAGGGGCTGGGCGGACTCGACATTCTCGTCAACAACGCGGGCCGCCAGCAGAGCCATGCCTCCATTCTCGACATTCCCACCGACCAGTTCGACTGGACCTTGAAGACGAACCTCTACGCGATGTTCTGGATCACGAAGGCGGCCATTCCGCACATGCCGCCTGGGGCGGCCATCGTGAATACGAGTTCGGTGAACGCGTACGACCCGTCGGCGAATCTGCTGGATTACGCCATGACGAAGGCCGCCATCGCGAACTTCTCGAAGGGACTTGCCAAGCAGATGATCTCGCGCGGCATACGCGTGAACGCCGTCGCGCCGGGCCCGTTCTGGACGCCGTTGCAGGTGACGGGCGGGCAGACGCAGGAGAACGTCGAGAAGTTCGGTCAGCAGACGCCGATGGGGCGCCCCGGTCAGCCGGCCGAGATCGCGCACGTGTATGTGGAACTCGCTTCGGCGCAGTCGAGCTATGTGACGGGGCAGGTCTATGGCGAATCGGGCGGCGCGGGCAATCCGTGA